A window of the Candidatus Zixiibacteriota bacterium genome harbors these coding sequences:
- a CDS encoding MotA/TolQ/ExbB proton channel family protein, which yields MHFLIFLLLAPDPAAFRGNIIRMVLESGVFAQVILFILLIFSIISWAIMINKLRVFRKVEKETRKFFATFRKSKGLSEAYLACGLLHRTPLHNMLVAGFKEIEQFSKKDEVIPLEKRAEVVKMTLDRVGAEEISRLERNVVFLATTGNISPFFGLLGTVWGIMDSFASIGVRGTASLAVVAPGIAQALIATIFGLAVAIPAVIGYNYFNNRLKFVATDIDNFSLEFLTTAKKEGIL from the coding sequence ATGCACTTTCTGATTTTTTTGCTGCTGGCTCCTGATCCAGCCGCTTTCAGGGGTAACATAATCCGGATGGTCCTGGAGTCGGGTGTTTTTGCCCAGGTAATCCTGTTTATACTTTTGATCTTCTCCATTATCTCCTGGGCCATAATGATAAATAAGCTCAGGGTTTTCAGAAAGGTGGAAAAGGAGACCAGAAAGTTTTTTGCCACCTTCAGGAAAAGCAAGGGCCTGTCAGAAGCTTATCTTGCCTGTGGGCTGTTGCACAGAACTCCTCTGCACAACATGCTGGTGGCAGGGTTCAAGGAGATAGAGCAATTCTCTAAAAAAGATGAAGTAATCCCGTTGGAGAAAAGAGCAGAGGTAGTCAAGATGACTCTGGACCGGGTGGGAGCAGAGGAGATAAGCCGGCTGGAAAGAAATGTGGTCTTCTTAGCTACCACTGGGAATATCAGCCCCTTTTTCGGGCTTTTGGGAACAGTGTGGGGCATTATGGATTCATTTGCCAGCATAGGGGTTAGAGGGACAGCCAGCTTAGCGGTAGTTGCCCCGGGAATAGCCCAAGCTTTAATTGCGACCATCTTTGGACTGGCAGTGGCTATCCCTGCGGTTATCGGGTATAACTATTTCAATAACCGTCTCAAGTTCGTCGCAACAGACATAGACAATTTCTCCCTGGAATTCCTTACCACTGCCAAGAAAGAAGGGATTTTATGA